The genomic segment GAACTCCTTTTATATTTTCCTACCCTCGTTATCTCTTTACAAACGACCTTTAAAGCATCCCAAGGCATGAACTCATAAAATTACTGCTGAAAATAGCAACCTTACTTGTTGCTTACGTAATCAATTGCATCCTGAACAGTCGCAATTTTTTCTGCATCTTCATCAGGAATTTCAATATCATAACCTTCTTCCATTGCCATGATCAACTCAACAAGATCAAGAGAATCAGCACCCAAATCATCAACAAAAGATGCCTTGGCAACAACTTTCTCTTTCTCAACACTCAACTGTTCTAC from the Desulfotalea psychrophila LSv54 genome contains:
- the acpP gene encoding acyl carrier protein, whose amino-acid sequence is MALDEKMVDIIVEQLSVEKEKVVAKASFVDDLGADSLDLVELIMAMEEGYDIEIPDEDAEKIATVQDAIDYVSNK